The following nucleotide sequence is from Pseudoalteromonas xiamenensis.
AACATCGACCAGTAAACAATTCTCATCAAGTTCAGGTAATGAACTAACCACCTGCTCTACAGCATTAATCGGCACACTTAGCAAGACCATTCGAGTTCCAGCTAAGATGTCATTCGTTTCATTTTGCTGCTTTTTGTCTAATACGCGAACCTCAAAACCTGAGCGTAAAAATTGCTTAACGAACAATTGGCCCATTGCACCATCACCACCCACTACAACAACAGGAGACAGCTCAGGTGCAACACAGGCAAGTTTACCTTGTTGGTTTTCGTACGCTTCACGCATCATACGTCGTAGAATATCTTCAACTAACTCAGGATTCACACCCGCTTCACGAGCTTGCTCTCTCCTTGCTTTAATAAGAAGTGCTTCTCTGTCTGGCGCATAAAGTGGCGCCCCGGTCTGTTGTTTAACAATACCAACTTGTTCCGTTAATGCTTTACGACGGCTTAGTAGCTGAACCAATTCAGCGTCACAGGCATCTATTGCTTCTCTTAGTGGTGTAAGGTCTAATGAACTCATGTGTAAACTTATTATTACGCCTAGTAAACTATTTAATACAGTAAGTCTATCAAGTTACCGGGACAGATGAAAGTAAAAGCAAGATGCTGATTTGGATTTTATGGTTATAAAAAAGCTTAGACGTTACCTGCCTTTCGTGCAGGAAATTAGACAGCTTTTTAGAGTTCCATTAATTAGGTTGCATGAGAGCGTACACATATGACCAGAGAAATTAGCTGAAATTGAATATACAACTATTGAAATGTTGATGTTGATGAAATCCGGGGAAACGAGCGGGCTTGATTTACGACAGTGTTACTATTTTGAGAGCGTGTTTAAATTGGATATCGACAAACTAAAACGGGCCACTATAAATAGTGACCCGCTTTTTAGTAAGGTAGCCTTACTCTTAGTTAAGCTTCTCTTTGATACGAGCAGCTTTACCAGATAGTTTACGCAAGTAGTAAAGTTTCGCGCGACGTACTGCACCGCGACGCTTAACTGTAATGCTTTCAACTAATGGGCTGTGCGTTTGGAATACACGCTCAACACCTTCACCGCTTGAAATTTTACGCACAGTGAAAGCTGAGTGTAGACCACGGTTACGCTTCGCGATAACCACGCCTTCGAACGCCTGTAGACGCTCTTTGTCACCTTCTTTGATACGTACTTGAACAACTACTGTGTCACCAGCGCCGAATGCAGGTACGTCTTGCTTAAGCTGTTCAGCTTCAAGCTCTTTGATAATGTTTTGGTTTACTTTTGCCATTATATTTCTCACTTTCCTAGGTGTAACTGTCTTCTAGCCACAAGTCTTTTGATACTCTTGCTGAAACTCAGAGAGTAATCTCACTTGCTCCTCAGTCAGAGCTAGGTTTTGCAACAAGT
It contains:
- the rplS gene encoding 50S ribosomal protein L19 — protein: MAKVNQNIIKELEAEQLKQDVPAFGAGDTVVVQVRIKEGDKERLQAFEGVVIAKRNRGLHSAFTVRKISSGEGVERVFQTHSPLVESITVKRRGAVRRAKLYYLRKLSGKAARIKEKLN